The following are encoded in a window of Penaeus vannamei isolate JL-2024 chromosome 35, ASM4276789v1, whole genome shotgun sequence genomic DNA:
- the LOC138859312 gene encoding major antigen-like, with amino-acid sequence MTKGLSSPELLEGEKVLGITMGDARKWFCISTLSSMASRPRKKFDTNAKTWFTTYNVQKYHIWRGWRYRSSSTRVRKVSLTTLTRFKGEADRFKGEVDRFKGEVDRFKGEVDRFKGEVDRFKGEVDRFKGEVDRFKGEVDRFKGEVDRFKDEVDRFKGEVDRFKGEVDRFKDEVDRFKGEVDRFKGEVDRFKDEVDRFKGEVDRFKGEVDRFKGEVDRFEGEVDRFKGEVDRFKGEVDRFKDEVDRFKGEVDRFKGEVDRFKDEVDRFKGEVDRFKGEVDRFKGEVDRFKGEVDRFEGEVDRFKGEVDRFKGEVDRFKAEVYRFKAEVDRFKGEVDRFKGEVDRFKAEVDRFKGEVDRFKGEVDRFKGEVDRFKGEVDKLFHLPV; translated from the exons ATGACGAAGGGGCTGAGTTCGCCGGagttgctcgagggggagaaagtgctGGGGATAACAATGGGCGACGCCAGGAA GTGGTTTTGTATTTCCACTCTAAGCTCAATGGCTTCGCGGCCCCGGAAAAAGTTTGACACAAATGCTa AGACCTGGTTCACTACTTATAATGTTCAGAAATACCACATTTGGCGTGGTTGGAGATATCGAAGCTCATCT ACCCGAGTGAGGAAAGTCAGTCTAACAACACTCACAAGGTTCAAGGGTGAGGCAGATCGGTTCAAGGGTGAGGTAGATCGGTTCAAGGGTGAGGTAGATCGGTTCAAGGGTGAGGTAGATCGGTTCAAGGGTGAGGTAGATCGGTTCAAGGGTGAGGTAGATCGGTTCAAGGGTGAGGTAGATCGGTTCAAGGGTGAGGTAGATCGGTTCAAGGGTGAGGTAGATCGGTTCAAGGATGAGGTAGATCGGTTCAAGGGTGAGGTAGATCGGTTCAAGGGTGAGGTAGATCGGTTCAAGGATGAGGTAGATCGGTTCAAGGGTGAGGTAGATCGGTTCAAGGGTGAGGTAGATCGGTTCAAGGATGAGGTAGATCGGTTCAAGGGTGAGGTAGATCGGTTCAAGGGTGAGGTAGATCGGTTCAAGGGTGAGGTAGATCGGTTCGAGGGTGAGGTAGATCGGTTCAAGGGTGAGGTAGATCGGTTCAAGGGTGAGGTAGATCGGTTCAAGGATGAGGTAGATCGGTTCAAGGGTGAGGTAGATCGGTTCAAGGGTGAGGTAGATCGGTTCAAGGATGAGGTAGATCGGTTCAAGGGTGAGGTAGATCGGTTCAAGGGTGAGGTAGATCGGTTCAAGGGTGAGGTAGATCGGTTCAAGGGTGAGGTAGATCGGTTCGAGGGTGAGGTAGATCGGTTCAAGGGTGAGGTAGATCGGTTCAAGGGTGAGGTAGATCGGTTCAAGGCTGAGGTATATCGGTTCAAGGCTGAGGTAGATCGGTTCAAGGGTGAGGTAGATCGGTTCAAGGGTGAGGTAGATCGGTTCAAGGCTGAGGTAGATCGGTTCAAGGGTGAGGTAGATCGGTTCAAGGGTGAGGTAGATCGGTTCAAGGGTGAGGTAGATCGGTTCAAGGGTGAGGTCGACAAACTATTTCATCTACCAGTGTGA